A single genomic interval of Carettochelys insculpta isolate YL-2023 chromosome 28, ASM3395843v1, whole genome shotgun sequence harbors:
- the ATP6V0A1 gene encoding V-type proton ATPase 116 kDa subunit a 1 isoform X3, translating into MGELFRSEEMTLAQLFLQSEAAYCCVSELGELGMVQFRDLNPDVNVFQRKFVNEVRRCEEMDRKLRFVEKEIKKANIPILDTGENPEVPFPRDMIDLEANFEKIENELKEINTNQEALKRNFLELTELKFILRKTQQFFDEMADPDLLEESSSLLEPSELGRGAPLRLGFVAGVINRERIPTFERMLWRVCRGNVFLRQAEIENPLEDPVTGDYVHKSVFIIFFQGDQLKNRVKKICEGFRASLYPCPETPQERKEMASGVNTRIDDLQMVLNQTEDHRQRVLQAAAKNIRVWFIKVRKMKAIYHTLNLCNIDVTQKCLIAEVWCPVADLDSIQFALRRGTEHSGSTVPSILNRMQTNQTPPTYNKTNKFTSGFQNIVDAYGIGTYREINPAPYTIITFPFLFAVMFGDLGHGILMTLIAVWMVVRESRILSQKNDNEMFSTIFSGRYIILLMGVFSIYTGLIYNDCFSKALNMFGSSWSVRPMFLKANWTEELLRNTPVLQLDPAVAGVFGGPYPFGIDPIWNIASNKLTFLNSFKMKMSVILGIIHMLFGVTLSLLNHIYFKKPLNIYLGFIPEMIFMSSLFGYLVILIFYKWSAYDAHTSKDAPSLLIHFINMFLFSYGDPSNKMLYKGQQGLQCFLVVVALLCVPWMLVVKPLVLRHQYLRRKHLGTHNFGGIRVGNGPTEEDAEIIQHDQLSTHSEDGDEFDFGDTVVHQAIHTIEYCLGCISNTASYLRLWALSLAHAQLSEVLWTMVIHIGLSVRSLAGGFGLFFVFAAFATLTVAILLIMEGLSAFLHALRLHWVEFQNKFYTGTGFKFLPFSFDSIREGKFED; encoded by the exons ATGGGAGAGCTTTTCCGAAGTGAGGAGATGACCTTGGCTCAGCTTTTCCTCCAGTCGGAAGCTGCATACTGTTGTGTCAGCGAGTTAGGCGAGCTTGGCATGGTTCAGTTCCGTGAT TTGAACCCTGATGTGAATGTGTTCCAACGTAAATTTGTTAACGAAGTCAGGAGATGTGAAGAAATGGACCGGAAACTCA gGTTTGTtgagaaggaaattaaaaaagcGAACATCCCGATCCTGGACACCGGTGAGAATCCAGAGGTGCCTTTCCCCCGTGACATGATTGATTTAGAG GCAAACTTTGAGAAAATTGAAAATGAGCTTAAAGAGATCAACACAAACCAGGAAGCACTGAAGAGAAACTTCCTAGAGCTGACAGAACTAAAATTTATACTGCGCAAAACTCAGCAGTTTTTTGATGAG ATGGCGGATCCAGACCTGCTGGAGGAATCCTCTTCCCTTCTGGAACCGAGTGAGCTGGGAAGAGGCGCCCCTCTGCGACTTGG CTTTGTGGCCGGCGTGATCAACCGTGAGCGAATCCCTACCTTTGAGCGCATGCTGTGGCGAGTGTGTCGAGGGAACGTCTTCCTGCGTCAGGCTGAAATCGAAAACCCCCTGGAGGATCCTGTGACG GGAGACTACGTGCACAAGTCCGTGttcattatttttttccaggGTGATCAGCTAAAAAACAGAGTCAAGAAAATCTGCGAAGG GTTCCGTGCCTCCCTTTACCCCTGCCCAGAGACACCTCAGGAGAGGAAGGAAATGGCTTCTGGAGTCAATACCAGGATAGATGATCTTCAGATG GTGCTGAACCAAACGGAGGATCATCGCCAGCGGGTCCTGCAGGCAGCTGCTAAAAACATCCGTGTCTGGTTCATCAAAGTGCGGAAGATGAAGGCAATCTACCACACCCTGAACCTGTGCAACATCGACGTGACCCAGAAGTGCTTGATTGCTGAAGTCTGGTGCCCTGTGGCTGATCTCGATTCCATCCAGTTTGCTCTCCGGAGGGGCACC GAGCATAGCGGATCCACCGTCCCATCCATTCTGAACAGGATGCAAACCAATCAGACCCCGCCAACCTACAACAAAACCAACAAGTTCACCTCCGGCTTTCAGAATATAGTAGATGCTTATGGTATTGGAACTTACCGGGAGATAAACCCAG ctcCATACACAATTATCACATTCCCATTCCTGTTTGCGGTGATGTTTGGCGACTTAGGCCATGGAATCCTGATGACGTTAATTGCTGTGTGGATGGTGGTTAGGGAAAGTCGTATTCTGTCTCAGAAGAATGACAATGAG atgTTCAGTACCATTTTTAGCGGTCGGTACATCATTCTGCTGATGGGAGTGTTCTCCATTTACACCGGCCTTATCTACAATGACTGCTTCTCCAAAGCACTGAATATGTTTGGCTCATCGTGGAGCGTCCGGCCCATGTTCTTAAAAGCCAACTGGAC AGAGGAGCTGCTTCGGAACACCCCTGTCCTGCAGCTGGATCCTGCTGTGGCCGGGGTCTTTGGCGGCCCATATCCATTTGGCATCGACCCA ATTTGGAATATCGCCAGCAACAAGCTGACTTTCCTCAACTCCTTTAAGATGAAGATGTCTGTGATTCTTGGCATCATCCACATGCTCTTTGGTGTCACACTGAGCCTTCTCAACCACAT CTATTTCAAGAAACCACTGAACATCTACCTCGGGTTTATTCCTGAAATGATTTTCATGTCATCGTTGTTCGGCTATCTTGTTATCCTCATTTTCTACAAGTGGTCGGCCTATGATGCTCACACTTCAAAGGACGCACCGAGCCTTCTCATCCATTTTATCAATATGTTTCTCTTCTCCTATGGCGATCCCAGTAACAAGATGCTTTATAAAGGGCAG CAAGGGCTCCAGTGCTTCCTGGTGGTTGTGGCGCTGCTGTGTGTGCCGTGGATGCTGGTGGTTAAGCCCTTGGTCCTTCGCCATCAGTATTTAAGGAGAAAGCATTTG GGAACTCACAACTTCGGTGGGATCCGAGTGGGCAATGGACCGACCGAGGAGGATGCAGAGATCATTCAGCATGACCAGCTTTCAACCCATTCTGAAGATGGGGATGAG TTCGACTTTGGGGATACGGTGGTCCATCAGGCCATCCACACAATTGAGTAttgcctgggctgcatttccAACACCGCTTCCTACCTGCGGCTGTGGGCTCTCAGCCTGGCCCACGCAC AGCTTTCCGAGGTGCTCTGGACCATGGTGATCCACATTGGCCTCAGTGTGAGAAGTCTGGCTGGAGGTTTTGGCCTGTTCTTCGTGTTTGCTGCTTTCGCTACCCTGACGGTGGCGATCCTTCTGATCATGGAGGGCCTGTCCGCTTTCCTTCACGCGCTCCGGCTGCACTG
- the ATP6V0A1 gene encoding V-type proton ATPase 116 kDa subunit a 1 isoform X5: protein MGELFRSEEMTLAQLFLQSEAAYCCVSELGELGMVQFRDLNPDVNVFQRKFVNEVRRCEEMDRKLRFVEKEIKKANIPILDTGENPEVPFPRDMIDLEANFEKIENELKEINTNQEALKRNFLELTELKFILRKTQQFFDEAELHHQQMADPDLLEESSSLLEPSELGRGAPLRLGFVAGVINRERIPTFERMLWRVCRGNVFLRQAEIENPLEDPVTGDYVHKSVFIIFFQGDQLKNRVKKICEGFRASLYPCPETPQERKEMASGVNTRIDDLQMVLNQTEDHRQRVLQAAAKNIRVWFIKVRKMKAIYHTLNLCNIDVTQKCLIAEVWCPVADLDSIQFALRRGTEHSGSTVPSILNRMQTNQTPPTYNKTNKFTSGFQNIVDAYGIGTYREINPAPYTIITFPFLFAVMFGDLGHGILMTLIAVWMVVRESRILSQKNDNEMFSTIFSGRYIILLMGVFSIYTGLIYNDCFSKALNMFGSSWSVRPMFLKANWTEELLRNTPVLQLDPAVAGVFGGPYPFGIDPIWNIASNKLTFLNSFKMKMSVILGIIHMLFGVTLSLLNHIYFKKPLNIYLGFIPEMIFMSSLFGYLVILIFYKWSAYDAHTSKDAPSLLIHFINMFLFSYGDPSNKMLYKGQQGLQCFLVVVALLCVPWMLVVKPLVLRHQYLRRKHLGTHNFGGIRVGNGPTEEDAEIIQHDQLSTHSEDGDEFDFGDTVVHQAIHTIEYCLGCISNTASYLRLWALSLAHARSPSGNRPSGSSSVGSSPNRVGTGQLQTLP from the exons ATGGGAGAGCTTTTCCGAAGTGAGGAGATGACCTTGGCTCAGCTTTTCCTCCAGTCGGAAGCTGCATACTGTTGTGTCAGCGAGTTAGGCGAGCTTGGCATGGTTCAGTTCCGTGAT TTGAACCCTGATGTGAATGTGTTCCAACGTAAATTTGTTAACGAAGTCAGGAGATGTGAAGAAATGGACCGGAAACTCA gGTTTGTtgagaaggaaattaaaaaagcGAACATCCCGATCCTGGACACCGGTGAGAATCCAGAGGTGCCTTTCCCCCGTGACATGATTGATTTAGAG GCAAACTTTGAGAAAATTGAAAATGAGCTTAAAGAGATCAACACAAACCAGGAAGCACTGAAGAGAAACTTCCTAGAGCTGACAGAACTAAAATTTATACTGCGCAAAACTCAGCAGTTTTTTGATGAG GCTGAATTGCATCATCAGCAGATGGCGGATCCAGACCTGCTGGAGGAATCCTCTTCCCTTCTGGAACCGAGTGAGCTGGGAAGAGGCGCCCCTCTGCGACTTGG CTTTGTGGCCGGCGTGATCAACCGTGAGCGAATCCCTACCTTTGAGCGCATGCTGTGGCGAGTGTGTCGAGGGAACGTCTTCCTGCGTCAGGCTGAAATCGAAAACCCCCTGGAGGATCCTGTGACG GGAGACTACGTGCACAAGTCCGTGttcattatttttttccaggGTGATCAGCTAAAAAACAGAGTCAAGAAAATCTGCGAAGG GTTCCGTGCCTCCCTTTACCCCTGCCCAGAGACACCTCAGGAGAGGAAGGAAATGGCTTCTGGAGTCAATACCAGGATAGATGATCTTCAGATG GTGCTGAACCAAACGGAGGATCATCGCCAGCGGGTCCTGCAGGCAGCTGCTAAAAACATCCGTGTCTGGTTCATCAAAGTGCGGAAGATGAAGGCAATCTACCACACCCTGAACCTGTGCAACATCGACGTGACCCAGAAGTGCTTGATTGCTGAAGTCTGGTGCCCTGTGGCTGATCTCGATTCCATCCAGTTTGCTCTCCGGAGGGGCACC GAGCATAGCGGATCCACCGTCCCATCCATTCTGAACAGGATGCAAACCAATCAGACCCCGCCAACCTACAACAAAACCAACAAGTTCACCTCCGGCTTTCAGAATATAGTAGATGCTTATGGTATTGGAACTTACCGGGAGATAAACCCAG ctcCATACACAATTATCACATTCCCATTCCTGTTTGCGGTGATGTTTGGCGACTTAGGCCATGGAATCCTGATGACGTTAATTGCTGTGTGGATGGTGGTTAGGGAAAGTCGTATTCTGTCTCAGAAGAATGACAATGAG atgTTCAGTACCATTTTTAGCGGTCGGTACATCATTCTGCTGATGGGAGTGTTCTCCATTTACACCGGCCTTATCTACAATGACTGCTTCTCCAAAGCACTGAATATGTTTGGCTCATCGTGGAGCGTCCGGCCCATGTTCTTAAAAGCCAACTGGAC AGAGGAGCTGCTTCGGAACACCCCTGTCCTGCAGCTGGATCCTGCTGTGGCCGGGGTCTTTGGCGGCCCATATCCATTTGGCATCGACCCA ATTTGGAATATCGCCAGCAACAAGCTGACTTTCCTCAACTCCTTTAAGATGAAGATGTCTGTGATTCTTGGCATCATCCACATGCTCTTTGGTGTCACACTGAGCCTTCTCAACCACAT CTATTTCAAGAAACCACTGAACATCTACCTCGGGTTTATTCCTGAAATGATTTTCATGTCATCGTTGTTCGGCTATCTTGTTATCCTCATTTTCTACAAGTGGTCGGCCTATGATGCTCACACTTCAAAGGACGCACCGAGCCTTCTCATCCATTTTATCAATATGTTTCTCTTCTCCTATGGCGATCCCAGTAACAAGATGCTTTATAAAGGGCAG CAAGGGCTCCAGTGCTTCCTGGTGGTTGTGGCGCTGCTGTGTGTGCCGTGGATGCTGGTGGTTAAGCCCTTGGTCCTTCGCCATCAGTATTTAAGGAGAAAGCATTTG GGAACTCACAACTTCGGTGGGATCCGAGTGGGCAATGGACCGACCGAGGAGGATGCAGAGATCATTCAGCATGACCAGCTTTCAACCCATTCTGAAGATGGGGATGAG TTCGACTTTGGGGATACGGTGGTCCATCAGGCCATCCACACAATTGAGTAttgcctgggctgcatttccAACACCGCTTCCTACCTGCGGCTGTGGGCTCTCAGCCTGGCCCACGCAC GCAGCCCTAGTGGGAACCGTCCCTCTGGCTCCTCGAGTGTGGGGAGCAGCCCTAACAGAGTGGGAACAGGCCAGCTGCAAACATTACCGTAA
- the ATP6V0A1 gene encoding V-type proton ATPase 116 kDa subunit a 1 isoform X1: protein MGELFRSEEMTLAQLFLQSEAAYCCVSELGELGMVQFRDLNPDVNVFQRKFVNEVRRCEEMDRKLRFVEKEIKKANIPILDTGENPEVPFPRDMIDLEANFEKIENELKEINTNQEALKRNFLELTELKFILRKTQQFFDEAELHHQQMADPDLLEESSSLLEPSELGRGAPLRLGFVAGVINRERIPTFERMLWRVCRGNVFLRQAEIENPLEDPVTGDYVHKSVFIIFFQGDQLKNRVKKICEGFRASLYPCPETPQERKEMASGVNTRIDDLQMVLNQTEDHRQRVLQAAAKNIRVWFIKVRKMKAIYHTLNLCNIDVTQKCLIAEVWCPVADLDSIQFALRRGTEHSGSTVPSILNRMQTNQTPPTYNKTNKFTSGFQNIVDAYGIGTYREINPAPYTIITFPFLFAVMFGDLGHGILMTLIAVWMVVRESRILSQKNDNEMFSTIFSGRYIILLMGVFSIYTGLIYNDCFSKALNMFGSSWSVRPMFLKANWTEELLRNTPVLQLDPAVAGVFGGPYPFGIDPIWNIASNKLTFLNSFKMKMSVILGIIHMLFGVTLSLLNHIYFKKPLNIYLGFIPEMIFMSSLFGYLVILIFYKWSAYDAHTSKDAPSLLIHFINMFLFSYGDPSNKMLYKGQQGLQCFLVVVALLCVPWMLVVKPLVLRHQYLRRKHLGTHNFGGIRVGNGPTEEDAEIIQHDQLSTHSEDGDEFDFGDTVVHQAIHTIEYCLGCISNTASYLRLWALSLAHAQLSEVLWTMVIHIGLSVRSLAGGFGLFFVFAAFATLTVAILLIMEGLSAFLHALRLHWVEFQNKFYTGTGFKFLPFSFDSIREGKFED, encoded by the exons ATGGGAGAGCTTTTCCGAAGTGAGGAGATGACCTTGGCTCAGCTTTTCCTCCAGTCGGAAGCTGCATACTGTTGTGTCAGCGAGTTAGGCGAGCTTGGCATGGTTCAGTTCCGTGAT TTGAACCCTGATGTGAATGTGTTCCAACGTAAATTTGTTAACGAAGTCAGGAGATGTGAAGAAATGGACCGGAAACTCA gGTTTGTtgagaaggaaattaaaaaagcGAACATCCCGATCCTGGACACCGGTGAGAATCCAGAGGTGCCTTTCCCCCGTGACATGATTGATTTAGAG GCAAACTTTGAGAAAATTGAAAATGAGCTTAAAGAGATCAACACAAACCAGGAAGCACTGAAGAGAAACTTCCTAGAGCTGACAGAACTAAAATTTATACTGCGCAAAACTCAGCAGTTTTTTGATGAG GCTGAATTGCATCATCAGCAGATGGCGGATCCAGACCTGCTGGAGGAATCCTCTTCCCTTCTGGAACCGAGTGAGCTGGGAAGAGGCGCCCCTCTGCGACTTGG CTTTGTGGCCGGCGTGATCAACCGTGAGCGAATCCCTACCTTTGAGCGCATGCTGTGGCGAGTGTGTCGAGGGAACGTCTTCCTGCGTCAGGCTGAAATCGAAAACCCCCTGGAGGATCCTGTGACG GGAGACTACGTGCACAAGTCCGTGttcattatttttttccaggGTGATCAGCTAAAAAACAGAGTCAAGAAAATCTGCGAAGG GTTCCGTGCCTCCCTTTACCCCTGCCCAGAGACACCTCAGGAGAGGAAGGAAATGGCTTCTGGAGTCAATACCAGGATAGATGATCTTCAGATG GTGCTGAACCAAACGGAGGATCATCGCCAGCGGGTCCTGCAGGCAGCTGCTAAAAACATCCGTGTCTGGTTCATCAAAGTGCGGAAGATGAAGGCAATCTACCACACCCTGAACCTGTGCAACATCGACGTGACCCAGAAGTGCTTGATTGCTGAAGTCTGGTGCCCTGTGGCTGATCTCGATTCCATCCAGTTTGCTCTCCGGAGGGGCACC GAGCATAGCGGATCCACCGTCCCATCCATTCTGAACAGGATGCAAACCAATCAGACCCCGCCAACCTACAACAAAACCAACAAGTTCACCTCCGGCTTTCAGAATATAGTAGATGCTTATGGTATTGGAACTTACCGGGAGATAAACCCAG ctcCATACACAATTATCACATTCCCATTCCTGTTTGCGGTGATGTTTGGCGACTTAGGCCATGGAATCCTGATGACGTTAATTGCTGTGTGGATGGTGGTTAGGGAAAGTCGTATTCTGTCTCAGAAGAATGACAATGAG atgTTCAGTACCATTTTTAGCGGTCGGTACATCATTCTGCTGATGGGAGTGTTCTCCATTTACACCGGCCTTATCTACAATGACTGCTTCTCCAAAGCACTGAATATGTTTGGCTCATCGTGGAGCGTCCGGCCCATGTTCTTAAAAGCCAACTGGAC AGAGGAGCTGCTTCGGAACACCCCTGTCCTGCAGCTGGATCCTGCTGTGGCCGGGGTCTTTGGCGGCCCATATCCATTTGGCATCGACCCA ATTTGGAATATCGCCAGCAACAAGCTGACTTTCCTCAACTCCTTTAAGATGAAGATGTCTGTGATTCTTGGCATCATCCACATGCTCTTTGGTGTCACACTGAGCCTTCTCAACCACAT CTATTTCAAGAAACCACTGAACATCTACCTCGGGTTTATTCCTGAAATGATTTTCATGTCATCGTTGTTCGGCTATCTTGTTATCCTCATTTTCTACAAGTGGTCGGCCTATGATGCTCACACTTCAAAGGACGCACCGAGCCTTCTCATCCATTTTATCAATATGTTTCTCTTCTCCTATGGCGATCCCAGTAACAAGATGCTTTATAAAGGGCAG CAAGGGCTCCAGTGCTTCCTGGTGGTTGTGGCGCTGCTGTGTGTGCCGTGGATGCTGGTGGTTAAGCCCTTGGTCCTTCGCCATCAGTATTTAAGGAGAAAGCATTTG GGAACTCACAACTTCGGTGGGATCCGAGTGGGCAATGGACCGACCGAGGAGGATGCAGAGATCATTCAGCATGACCAGCTTTCAACCCATTCTGAAGATGGGGATGAG TTCGACTTTGGGGATACGGTGGTCCATCAGGCCATCCACACAATTGAGTAttgcctgggctgcatttccAACACCGCTTCCTACCTGCGGCTGTGGGCTCTCAGCCTGGCCCACGCAC AGCTTTCCGAGGTGCTCTGGACCATGGTGATCCACATTGGCCTCAGTGTGAGAAGTCTGGCTGGAGGTTTTGGCCTGTTCTTCGTGTTTGCTGCTTTCGCTACCCTGACGGTGGCGATCCTTCTGATCATGGAGGGCCTGTCCGCTTTCCTTCACGCGCTCCGGCTGCACTG
- the ATP6V0A1 gene encoding V-type proton ATPase 116 kDa subunit a 1 isoform X4, translating into MGELFRSEEMTLAQLFLQSEAAYCCVSELGELGMVQFRDLNPDVNVFQRKFVNEVRRCEEMDRKLRFVEKEIKKANIPILDTGENPEVPFPRDMIDLEANFEKIENELKEINTNQEALKRNFLELTELKFILRKTQQFFDEAELHHQQMADPDLLEESSSLLEPSELGRGAPLRLGFVAGVINRERIPTFERMLWRVCRGNVFLRQAEIENPLEDPVTGDYVHKSVFIIFFQGDQLKNRVKKICEGFRASLYPCPETPQERKEMASGVNTRIDDLQMVLNQTEDHRQRVLQAAAKNIRVWFIKVRKMKAIYHTLNLCNIDVTQKCLIAEVWCPVADLDSIQFALRRGTEHSGSTVPSILNRMQTNQTPPTYNKTNKFTSGFQNIVDAYGIGTYREINPAPYTIITFPFLFAVMFGDLGHGILMTLIAVWMVVRESRILSQKNDNEMFSTIFSGRYIILLMGVFSIYTGLIYNDCFSKALNMFGSSWSVRPMFLKANWTEELLRNTPVLQLDPAVAGVFGGPYPFGIDPIWNIASNKLTFLNSFKMKMSVILGIIHMLFGVTLSLLNHIYFKKPLNIYLGFIPEMIFMSSLFGYLVILIFYKWSAYDAHTSKDAPSLLIHFINMFLFSYGDPSNKMLYKGQQGLQCFLVVVALLCVPWMLVVKPLVLRHQYLRRKHLGTHNFGGIRVGNGPTEEDAEIIQHDQLSTHSEDGDEFDFGDTVVHQAIHTIEYCLGCISNTASYLRLWALSLAHARLNSRISSTRVLDSSSSHFHLTASAKENLRIRNLVGLPEQCYPNSGVLCGG; encoded by the exons ATGGGAGAGCTTTTCCGAAGTGAGGAGATGACCTTGGCTCAGCTTTTCCTCCAGTCGGAAGCTGCATACTGTTGTGTCAGCGAGTTAGGCGAGCTTGGCATGGTTCAGTTCCGTGAT TTGAACCCTGATGTGAATGTGTTCCAACGTAAATTTGTTAACGAAGTCAGGAGATGTGAAGAAATGGACCGGAAACTCA gGTTTGTtgagaaggaaattaaaaaagcGAACATCCCGATCCTGGACACCGGTGAGAATCCAGAGGTGCCTTTCCCCCGTGACATGATTGATTTAGAG GCAAACTTTGAGAAAATTGAAAATGAGCTTAAAGAGATCAACACAAACCAGGAAGCACTGAAGAGAAACTTCCTAGAGCTGACAGAACTAAAATTTATACTGCGCAAAACTCAGCAGTTTTTTGATGAG GCTGAATTGCATCATCAGCAGATGGCGGATCCAGACCTGCTGGAGGAATCCTCTTCCCTTCTGGAACCGAGTGAGCTGGGAAGAGGCGCCCCTCTGCGACTTGG CTTTGTGGCCGGCGTGATCAACCGTGAGCGAATCCCTACCTTTGAGCGCATGCTGTGGCGAGTGTGTCGAGGGAACGTCTTCCTGCGTCAGGCTGAAATCGAAAACCCCCTGGAGGATCCTGTGACG GGAGACTACGTGCACAAGTCCGTGttcattatttttttccaggGTGATCAGCTAAAAAACAGAGTCAAGAAAATCTGCGAAGG GTTCCGTGCCTCCCTTTACCCCTGCCCAGAGACACCTCAGGAGAGGAAGGAAATGGCTTCTGGAGTCAATACCAGGATAGATGATCTTCAGATG GTGCTGAACCAAACGGAGGATCATCGCCAGCGGGTCCTGCAGGCAGCTGCTAAAAACATCCGTGTCTGGTTCATCAAAGTGCGGAAGATGAAGGCAATCTACCACACCCTGAACCTGTGCAACATCGACGTGACCCAGAAGTGCTTGATTGCTGAAGTCTGGTGCCCTGTGGCTGATCTCGATTCCATCCAGTTTGCTCTCCGGAGGGGCACC GAGCATAGCGGATCCACCGTCCCATCCATTCTGAACAGGATGCAAACCAATCAGACCCCGCCAACCTACAACAAAACCAACAAGTTCACCTCCGGCTTTCAGAATATAGTAGATGCTTATGGTATTGGAACTTACCGGGAGATAAACCCAG ctcCATACACAATTATCACATTCCCATTCCTGTTTGCGGTGATGTTTGGCGACTTAGGCCATGGAATCCTGATGACGTTAATTGCTGTGTGGATGGTGGTTAGGGAAAGTCGTATTCTGTCTCAGAAGAATGACAATGAG atgTTCAGTACCATTTTTAGCGGTCGGTACATCATTCTGCTGATGGGAGTGTTCTCCATTTACACCGGCCTTATCTACAATGACTGCTTCTCCAAAGCACTGAATATGTTTGGCTCATCGTGGAGCGTCCGGCCCATGTTCTTAAAAGCCAACTGGAC AGAGGAGCTGCTTCGGAACACCCCTGTCCTGCAGCTGGATCCTGCTGTGGCCGGGGTCTTTGGCGGCCCATATCCATTTGGCATCGACCCA ATTTGGAATATCGCCAGCAACAAGCTGACTTTCCTCAACTCCTTTAAGATGAAGATGTCTGTGATTCTTGGCATCATCCACATGCTCTTTGGTGTCACACTGAGCCTTCTCAACCACAT CTATTTCAAGAAACCACTGAACATCTACCTCGGGTTTATTCCTGAAATGATTTTCATGTCATCGTTGTTCGGCTATCTTGTTATCCTCATTTTCTACAAGTGGTCGGCCTATGATGCTCACACTTCAAAGGACGCACCGAGCCTTCTCATCCATTTTATCAATATGTTTCTCTTCTCCTATGGCGATCCCAGTAACAAGATGCTTTATAAAGGGCAG CAAGGGCTCCAGTGCTTCCTGGTGGTTGTGGCGCTGCTGTGTGTGCCGTGGATGCTGGTGGTTAAGCCCTTGGTCCTTCGCCATCAGTATTTAAGGAGAAAGCATTTG GGAACTCACAACTTCGGTGGGATCCGAGTGGGCAATGGACCGACCGAGGAGGATGCAGAGATCATTCAGCATGACCAGCTTTCAACCCATTCTGAAGATGGGGATGAG TTCGACTTTGGGGATACGGTGGTCCATCAGGCCATCCACACAATTGAGTAttgcctgggctgcatttccAACACCGCTTCCTACCTGCGGCTGTGGGCTCTCAGCCTGGCCCACGCAC